The genomic interval gtcaaagtcctgcaatcaaatcccgctagccttcaaagtctgattctctaggaattcctcctcccattgccggactcccaggttgggaagcctgacatggggctcagaacctccattccagtgggtggacttctgtgttaTAAGTGTTCTCTGGTTTGTTAGTCACCCATCCAGCAActatggaatttgattttattgtgattgtgcccctcctaccatctcactgtggcttctcctttgtctttggatgtggggtatcttttttggtgagttccagtgccttcctgttgatgattgttcccttctacccattttttaattgggatatcCTTGATCTTTGAATTCATGGAACTCAGAAAAATTGTAATTAGGTTGaggttttatgttattttatatattacctATAAAGTGATCatttaattagtatttattttttggccacgctgcatgtgggaccttagttccctgaccaggaatcaaacccgtgtcccctgcattggaaacacagagtcttaaccactggaccgccagggaagtcccttaattagtatttttaaatttaaaagttgcaCAGATAGAGTTTGCATTTAATACAACTGACTGTACTGCATCATTATTCCCTAAGCATATTGTCTGTTGTTATGTCTCTGtagatggaaattattttttacccTTTCTCTTCTTACAGAACTTGTATTAATTCTCTAAGACTCATCTGAAATATCACTTCCTCCTTGAAACCTTCCCTGATCTTCTAGACAGAATGAatcattcccttttctttttctaaaatacctTGCTTGTATATCTGCTGCATCACTTATTATGGTATGACTTATAAGCTACTCATATTATTCTATCATTGTACTTGGTATGTTAGTATGTACTTCGTGGCTATACCTTATTCATTTGTGCCCTCACTGGGCTTAACACAGTACTAATAGTGGATACTCAGATGTGTTGATTCTAACTAATCTTGCAGAATTATTGTAAAGTTTAAATGAAATACTTTGTATAAATTGCCTTATACGGTGCCTGATGCTGGTACTCAATAAAGTTtccatcttttttcctctttactcttgttttaatttttcctcttgcctcatttttctcaactCCCTGTATATTCTGTCCATGACAACAGAatagagatttctttctttcattgctcACATCTCTCTTCTTCAGGGTACTAACACTCACTGTTTGCACctctcatttgtttatgtatttattttaggtCACTGGCCCTGTTAAAATTAGAGATTCCCTTAAGGCAGCAGACAGAGGTAATATGACATCTCCACCACTCCTGGATGCCAACCCCATGGAGAACCCAGCACTGTTAAATGACATCAAGATTGAGCCCCCAGAAGAACTTCTGGCTAATGATTTCAACCTGCCCCAGGTGGAACCAGTTGACCTCTCCTTTCACAAGCCAAAGTCTCCTCTTCAGCCTGCCAGTATGCTGCAAGCTCCAATACGTCCTCCCAAGCCACAGTCTGCTTCCCAGACTCTTGTAGTATCCACTTCAACATCAGACACAGGCACTTCAGCAAATATCCCTACTGTTCTGACTCCAGGCTCTATCCTGGCCTCCTCTCAGGGCACTGGTGGCCAGCAGATCTTACATGTGATTCACACCATCCCCTCAGTCAACCTGTCAAATAAGATGGGTAGCCTGAAGGCCATCCCAGTGGTGGTGCAGTCGCTGCCCATGGTGTATACTACTTTGCCTGCAGATGGGAGCCCTGCAG from Balaenoptera musculus isolate JJ_BM4_2016_0621 chromosome X, mBalMus1.pri.v3, whole genome shotgun sequence carries:
- the KLF8 gene encoding Krueppel-like factor 8 isoform X2, whose amino-acid sequence is MDQLINNLEVQLNSEGGSMHIFKQVTGPVKIRDSLKAADRGNMTSPPLLDANPMENPALLNDIKIEPPEELLANDFNLPQVEPVDLSFHKPKSPLQPASMLQAPIRPPKPQSASQTLVVSTSTSDTGTSANIPTVLTPGSILASSQGTGGQQILHVIHTIPSVNLSNKMGSLKAIPVVVQSLPMVYTTLPADGSPAAITVPLIGGDGKNAGSVKVDPTSMSPLEIPSDSEESTIESGSSALQDIQVQEPAAMSQMQGEESLDLKRRRIHQCDFAGCSKVYTKSSHLKAHRRIHTDSKKPAYGPEIAFQSSVCTLSLKTPHPQSSPAQK